tcaggtgtgggaggagttcagagaagccatggaaaaagactcagactgcctcgaagagactctggcaaaccgtcaggcgactCAGTAGAGGAAAGCGCTTTTTTACCAGCAATGTTTATAGCGCGggtggagcgctgctgacttcgactgagaaaatCGTTGggtggtggaaggaatacttcgaggacctccttaatcccactagCACGTATTCCGTgaaggaagcagagtctggggacaaAGGGGATGACCCGCCAATCTCTGGGTGCGAattcactgaggcagttaaacaactccttggtccgccctgagttcctgaaggctctggatgttgtagggctgtcttggttgacacgcctctacaatgttgcgtggagatcaggggcagtacccctggattggcagaccggggtgatggttcccatctttaagaaaggggactGGAGGGTGTGTTTCAACTACAGgggaatcacactcctcagcctccctgggaaagtctatgccagggctGGAGAGGAGAGTCCATCCATTAGTTGAACCTTGACAAGAGAAGGAACAAtgtggttttcgtcctggtcgtggaacactggatcagctcttcatcctctcaaggatacttgagggtgaaTGGGCTTTTGctcaaccagtctacatgtgttttgtggacttggagaaggcttTTGACCATGTCCCTCAGGGGGTCCTGTGGGGGGTGctccgggagtatggggtgtctggcccattgctaccgGCCATTTAGTccttatacaaccgttgcaagagcttggttcaGATAGCCAGCAATAAGTTGGACTCattcctggtgggtgatgggctccgccagggctgcccttaaTTCATCGATTCTGtccataatttttatggacagaaattgtaggcgtagccaagtggcggaaggcttttacttgggtggtctcagaatcgcAACTCTACTTTTTGTGGATGATGTTGTTCTGTTGGCCTCATctggtgatggcctccagctcgccttggaatggttcgcagccgagtgtgaagtattgggaatgagaatcagcaccatCAAACCTGAGTCCATGGTCCTCAgtcggaaaagggtggagtgcccactccaggtcagggataagttcctgccccaagtggaggagtttaagtatctcggggtcttgttcacgagtgactggagaagggagccggagatcgacagacggattggtgctgcggctgcagtgatccGGACACTGTACTGGTCtcttgtggtgaagagagagctgagtgtaaaagcaaagctctcaatatacaggtcgatctacgtccctaccctcacctatggtcacgagctgtgggtagcgACCGAAAGAATAGGATCAccgatacaagcggcggaaatgggcttcctccaaagggtggctggcctctcccttagagatagggtgagaagttcgacCTTTTGGGAGGggtcagagtagagccgctgctccttcacattgaaaggagccagttgaggtggttcaagCATCTGACAAGGTTGCCTCCTGAGCGcttcctgggtgaggtgttccggggaTGTTCCACCGgaaggaggccccggggcagacgcaggacacgctggagagattatatctctcggctggaggaggtggctggggagaaggaggtctgggcttctctgcttgggctgctgccacccacggaagaaaatgaatggatggatggataaactGGGAACGCTAGAAACTGTTATGTGAAGGCTtatgtgcaggcaggagtggtaggaaacataacacagatgCGGACTTGACAAGTGGATACAGCAGACAGGGAAGACAGCAACTAaggaacacagacagaaaccagaaagcagaactctaacaaagaaaccaaaagactagaaatgataaataatattaaaatcaaAGTTCAATAACAATGTAAACTCAAAACTCTGGGTCGACAACCCGGATCTCCTAAcagaaactaaactgggaacagaacacacagcaggGCTTGCGGGAGATCGCGACAAAggtgtacaatgacaataaagggccattctattctatattattttattattttcagccATGTAAAGTTACAACAGATTGTACCTTTCATAGGAAATCCAATGTTATTTGGTGGTGGAGTTGTAGTAGTAGTCATAGCAGTAGCATTGCTGGTATCTGTTGGAGTTGATTTTGAAAgggagtgaaaaaaaagaatgacaaaGTTAAGAAGAAAATCAGAAAACTGTGACAAAACTCCAAATATCAATATTATACTTGCACTTTACTTTAACACatgatatttattttgttaatattgGTCTAATTTAGAGTAAAACACAGAACAAAGTAGAGTACAAGACTTGACATATTGTATTGTCTAGTTTCAGAAGGTTTGTCTATTTAGCATGTTGGTTAAATGAAATATGGTTCACTAGTGATATGCTGTTCAATGCACATTACCCAGGATCTGTAACTTCCATTTGTTGCCTTCCACTCATGTCATTCCTCCAGTGTACCTTCACAATACCGGACACCTGGTCTTTAAGTGAGGCCTCCAACTAACACagatatgttttttaaaaaagagggaCCAAAGGGTGTCAGCTGGTGTTAGTGTTGCTACAAGTTACAAAATAAAGATTAGAGGTCTTTTAAAGCACGGTAAACATCTGTTAATGTACCTGCTGTAACACCTGATCTCTGATGCTCGGATCTGTCAGGTCAGCTGTGCTTTTCATTCTCAGCCTCACAATAGTCCTCTTCTCCACATCTGGaaattttaatttgtgtgtgtgtgtttacatttttataaaaatgttaGCAATGGTCTGTTTGATTGtaatacaaaaatatataagTTGTATgataaaaaatgagaaaatttaACAGTAATTTCAACTAAAGACAGTTTTTAGGCATGCAGACGATTTGGTGGTGAGTTGTAAAAGTTATAAGTTACTTACTGTCATTGTTATTGCGATGATTCATTATAGTACTATACCCGTGTTGCTATTTGATCCTAAATATTTTGACTCACTATGTGTTCTTATTTCTGACCATCACTTATACTAGATAGATATAAATTCATATTTCCGTACCTGCCTGTCGTGTGATCGGcaaattgaaaagaaaaacccCTGTAAAAGCAAAGGAAATCAAAATACATGGcaaacaattcaattcagttcacttgtctttatacagcgccaaatcacaagatcagtcgcctcaaggtgctttatattgtaaggtagaccctacaataatacataagcAAACCAAAACACAGATACTGCATGTATGTGACTCAACACATATatctaaaaaagaaatataagaaaagaATACAAACCAAAGATGAGCAGTTTCATTAATCTTCCCTCCATGATATTCAATCTGTAATTCAGTGTAGTCTCACCTCTTGGCTCTGTGTCATCACTATGAAAAAGTTGTACCTGTGTATCTCCTTCCCCTTCATTAATTTGGATAATAAATAGTCCGTAGCTTGTGGCTGTGCTTTTTGCGTGTGCACTGACCCATTGCTGTGGTTCATAAAAATGATGTTTTGGCAAAGTCAGCATATTCCTAACAGcgagaaaatgttaaaaatgaaatgccTCTCCTCTCATCTTTGTTAGAACCATTTTTAGTTTAGGAAAAGGAGATAAGTTAGGAGTACACTTTGTCACTCTTGAAAACAAATATATGTCTGTGAGTAAAAGAGACATTTCTTTCAGATATATTTGGTTGCAACTGATCGTAGCAATACTTGAGTGATCTATGGTCAGGACATTTGCTTACTATTACTGACTATTACTACTACATAGGTATAAAGAGGTAAAGCGACaataaatatattacatttatCAGTCCTTCTTCATCTCATTTCACACAGATTACAGCTTTTTAGTGTCACAGTCACAGAGCACTCAGAGAAGCTGAAGGTAAGAGagtcacacagaaacaaaagtcaAAGATGTTTTAGTGGTTACAGCGGTTTCCTTTCATCAGTGAAAGTTTATATGGCTGTTTGAAATGACTGACAGTGATTATTGCTCTGATGTAATATTGGCTCTCATTCCAgagtttattgtttttgtgggaacaaaataaaatcacacatACATTCAGTAGCTGTCATGCAGATTGCTGTATGGGAATAAATGAAAGGGAAACTAATCAGTCCTGTCttggaaacagaaaaataaatattggaGAACCTCTTTTAACGTCTTAGTCAGTTAGTTCACTGCAATATAAAAATGGCATGAAGTGGTGGGTCCAAGGGAGGCAGTTCCAAAGACTTAAAGGTTAAACGGGCCTTACCCATGTTTCCTTTGTGCTAAAGAATGGAAGTAGGAGACATATTAAtcccatcaaattcaaaatgacctttttttttgagttgtgttttttctcatttgAGATATTGTAATATGAGATTTGCAAACCATTGCATTTGGGTTAGAATTGTACATGGTTTAGTAAAAGACACATTTCTGCATAGTTGGTTTTCAGCTGACCACAGCAATGCACAGTCAGGACATTTACTTATATTTTCTGTAGCAGGTCTATTCAAAACAATATGCTTGTTTTGAATAGACCAGGCGAGCTGCTTGTCACATGTACCTCCCCTCCTACAGCTTACCCCCTTTTTTCTTGATACATAAAAAAGagcacatttatttaatttttattaaataaatgtgtattttactttaattcattcattcattttatgtaaaaagagtaaaaacaaaTCTGAAGAAGTTATTTTAGTCAGAATCACATTAAATTCAAAGATATCAGCATGACAATAGCCATTTAAGCAGCAAAGTCCAGCCAAAGGTGTGTCCTTCCATGAAGCACATACCCTAGTTTATATGGCTAGTTATGTGATTGTAGTTATTGCTCTGAGGTACTATGAGTCTTCATTCAAGGTTTGTTGTGCTGTATGTGCAAAGAAATAGAAACAAAGATGTGTAACCATAGCTGTTATCTTCTTAAGTAGTGAAACTTATCTCATGACAGTATCCTGTCTCGTGCTTTGTAAGCAGAGCaaccctttttatttttttaaatcggaaagtagcactaaaaatttaaatgtaaGTAAATAAGTTAAAATGTCAACTGAATTTATGGCACTGCAAGGATATTTGTTCAGTGGTTTTCTGACATGGTAACGTTTTTGATATGTacagtgtaaaaaaataaattacaacaCTGTTCAAAAGCCCTAAGAcgtactttttttctttgtatattACTAGGAAAATGGGGAAAAGGTGCTGATATTTactaaaatgtacaaatatacatgTAAATACAATATATGAGGCAAACGTTTGTATAATTCTAACAAGttttaaagtcaatatttgctATGACCACCTTTGTTCTTCCACGTGTTCTTCTGaagtctctctctttttttctttttttgcacaaaaaaaaatgttcaaacaATGACCATGAATGTGCATGATAAGTCAGCTGGAGATAAGTTATCTGAATTTTTGGAGTTAGTTCACACCCTAAACACTCCCTTTCCAGTCATCTATACATCTATAATTACCTAGTTGCACCACACATTTATTACCTATTTCCATGTGTCCAACCCCTCTGTCCTAAGTTTTCTCTGGTGCCTTCTCACAGTTGTTTCAGGAGGATCTGCCAGGCCTGGGAGCTGCCACCAACCCTCAAATGAAGcattccccaaactgcagcCTCTGGCCTAGCTTGTTGCTTCATCATCAATAAACTGCTATTCTACACCCCCTCTTTCCGTTTTCTGTTGAAGTTGTAAACTAAtgagggaaaaaataaacagatgaCAGCTGTGCAATACTTCTACAGTGCTTTGTAAAAATGAGCTGCTGCATTTTGGCTGCATAAGAATAAACTGAAATAAGCCCAAGCAATCAAAGCAACGTAGAGCTATACACTAGTTTTCAGAAAGGCCTGTTAAGATCTTCACTGTACTGTTATTGAATGGTACAATATTTTGGAAGTAAAAGGAACATCTTTTACAAAGTCCAAGACTGATCATGACTAAAAATTTTCTTCGCCTTGAATGCATAATAGACCTCTAATAGACCAAGAGTACTGTATACAATTTTATGATTTCAATATTGTCCCCATATTTTGTCCCTAATAAATGATCCACAAACATTTCTATGAATGATAAAATGTCCCAAAACTGCATTTAAATGAAGTGTCTTTTTGCCAGTTCTCACTCCTGGACCTTTGTGTTACATGCTAATGTTAAAAGACTAAATTTAGAGAGTGAAGAATACACTtgcaaaacaaatgcaaataaacaCCACAGCAGGATTGTTAATGTTAGCATTAAGGTCAAAGAACTGCTTATTCTCACAAAGTTACGGTCTAAAGTCTAATGATAACTATGGTTTTATGCCCTGTTGTCTTGTTGTATGTCATAAATGATTCCATAGACAATCAATCTTTAAAGATTAGCCCCTTGTCCAATTTCTAATGATGTTACGTGAGTAGTAAATGATCCCCACGTCCTCCCTGCATGTGTCTTTGTCCCAGTATGCAGTAAAACGCTTCCAAACCATTCCTGTAAACTGCATCACAAGCTATCTCATGAGATGTTCTCAAAAGTGTTTACAGCCTCTGCTGAAGGAAGCAGAAATGATACTGAAAAAGGGCTACAACTAGTTTCTGTTATTGTTTGCTTATAAATACCAAATAATAGATCAGAAATTTAAAAGCAATTAATAAGTTAGTAGAACGGGCattaaaaatgtgataaataatGACTTTACAATTAATTGGTTTCTGTTCAGATGAACCAGTTGCAGGAGCTTGGGCTTGTTTACTCTGGCTGCCGAGGCTTATTGGTCCGTTTTTTCTCCCTTGGATGAAATAAAGGGACAACTTCTTAAACACCCAATGACAAGAGGAAGATCCGTGTCAGacaaaagtattttttatgTGACTGTAATGCTACCCAACTCACGATTTACTATTATGTTCTGCATGTGGGATTCAAATGCTTGAGGTGTTAGCTATGTGTGGATAATGAATGATCTAACAATAACCAAGGCAGAAAGgaacattatttattattagttCAGTTAAAATACATGGTGGAGATTTTTAAtatgtaaatgttttaaaatgaatataaataaaaaagaaactagTTTAGAAATTGTCATTAAACAGttttatattataataattacaatattatttatattacaatGTGTACAAAATGACTGTTATTTCTCACAGCATCCATTTCATTTATAGACCATTATGTGAATATAGAGATGTTTGCACGTTTCTTCTTGCTCTTGTTATAGTCGATGATTTATGCTAGTTACGATTTATATGACAGTGACAATGCGATGCTGATCAAATCCCATTTTCATTGATCTAAATCAAATCATTGGTTTAAAAAGTGTCCACAGTTATAAATAACTGAAAGACAAATATCAAAGGTCAGCACTGTGATCAGTCATGCTCACTATTGATGATAAATCACATCAATCTTCATTATGCAGAGATTTAATTCCAGCTTTGCCTGTTATAAGGGTTAACTGCATTTGTATTAACATGAACCCTTGGATAATCTAAACCATGTTGTAGCGGTGGtagttgctgctgctgccattgtTTTTGAGAAGGTTGCTGCTGCCATGTTGGTTGTAGTTCCAATTGCTGTGattcatcttctttttctccATCAGACAATTTCAGGATTAAGCAAAACAGGAGTCCATCGAGAAAGACGTTAAAATTTGTGAAATAATAAACATTTGCATAAATTGTATTATAGTCAGCTGTCAACCTGCTGTAGAATAGGTACCTTAGAACAAAACTGGGGAAGTAGACAGCAAAGAAAGTGACCATTGAGATAACTGTAATGCCTATCTTCACTATTTTTCCCCCTGTGGCAGGAGAGCTTAAAATAGCTGTTGAAACAATGGCCACAGCCAATCCACAGATGAGAATTTCTAGTAGGTATTCTGCCTCAATGGTGTAGAGCACAGAACTGTAGTGTAAAACACAAATCAGTAAAgacaccacagagaaaacacagCGTAGCTTGGCTCCCAGGTGTGGGCGATACAGGTATAGGAGTGATATGAGGGCGGTGAGGAGATGTATCATCACTAAATACCGTCTTGATGCCATCCACAGGATTTGGGTGTACAGACATGGGTTTCCAGAACAGGTAGCTGCAGCCAGGTGACTTCCAAAGGTCATTGCTCCGATTACATTTAGAACATCGATGAAAAGCAGAACGAAAAGAGAGACATGGGTGTTCTGAACACCTTTCAGGTTCATGTGCTCACATGAAAAGGAAGTGATGAAGCTATTTTTAAGGAGGCTTAGTGCACCTCGTTGGTACCAGAAGGCACCGATATAGGTAACCAGGCCCAGCAGAGAGGTGGACAGGAGAATTCCTGCTTGCAATTTAAGGTTCCCTACAACCCCCGATCTTGTTGTGCTGAATGGCATTTTTGGGCCATAGGACCATTTGCTGATTATATCTGTGAAGTTCTCCATGAGGTGATGATTGTAACCAGCGTGGTAGATTTcctggaggagagaggagaacaaatcaaatcaaatcaaatcacttttattgtcacgtcacatgtgcaggtacactggtacagtacatgcgagtgaaattcttgtgcaATATTCTTGAACAATATCTGTATCAGTATTTTGCCCTAGAAATAACATTAATATACATTATACATTTTCATGTATAATATAATTCTGTTGGAAAATTTAGAGTGTAATGAGAAACATGTTGCTGCCTGCTCACATAAAGGGCACGAGGGCTTAAATATGTGCTAATTGACTTAAGTCTTTCTTGTTTCTCTTAAGCTCTAATTGTGAAAGTAGACAGTTCCAAATTAAAGGCTGGAATTTTCACTTTTCTAGAATAAcatacaggaaaaaaatatgcaGCCCCTGCtcaacaaacaggaaaaacaacaacaaaaaaaaccattgaaaacatttttttctcttataaTCAGACACCATGTAAAAATCATTTcatcttttaatttttacataaacaacatgagaatttgaaagtaaaaaaacccccagaaaATTCAATCTTACCTTACTTACGAAGTGATCTCCTGTCTCTGGGGTAAAATTCACCAACTGGCAAACACTGCCACTCTGAGCTGCATATATTTGGATGTAATTATGTTGTAAAAATTAGTCAAGCACATGTCAGACTTATTGGGGCGTGTTCTTCTATTGCTTAGAAATCATTTATTTACAGCGTGTTGAACAGACTGCTGAGAAAGTATTTACAGTATATTTTTGTCAAAATGCcacataatttaaaataaaaaggattTTTGCATGAGGTAAAAGGTACAccctaaaatgtatttttagtctTTAGTTTTCAACCTGAAAGCTTgggtatttattattttgtgtgtgtgtgtgtgtgtgtgtgtgtgtgtgtgtgtgtgtgtgtgtgtgtgtgtgtgtgtgtgtggtatctCTCTTATTTTATTATGTGATCCTTTGTTTCATGTGCAGTACTTTGGTTAACTTTATTGTTTTCAAATGTGCGTCATATTTATATTAGGATTGGATTGGGAAAGATTCAGagaaatctggagaaatctctgtgcgcaGTGGACAAGGCTAACAATCAGTATTGGATGCCTATGATCTCTGGGTCGTCAGGCAGCACTGGATTAAAAACAGGCAAAATTCTatcatggaaatcactgcatggatTCAGGAAGACTTTTCAAAGACAGGTAACTTTCATTGTAAACATGGCTTACTTTACCATTCACAACTGAAGCTTATATGTTTTGAAACTGTGTTTGTAATGTGTAACTTAAGCGCACGGATTAATAATTTGTATTCGTTTTTACACGTTAAAATTTGTTGTGGAGATTTGGATAATGTTTTACAAGaaagagaaaatgtgtttgttatgtgtctgcaagctgtctgtttttttccctctccttttGCTTGCCATTTCCCTGGGTACACAGACTGCAAGCTGTTGCCTATTTTGGAATATCCAGCTAACTGGAGAGAGGAGCTTTGAATGGACCAACCAGGAGTAAGGAGAGCCCCATAAAAGGAAACTCGGCTGTGGCTAGAGGTGGCTTTCTCCTCCTTCTCGCTAAGGATCATTTGGCACATGTGTTGAGCTGCCCTGGAGCATTTAATTTGTTTGTGAGAGGTTTGTGGTGGGAATAAGAGGGCTGGGTAACTCTGTAATGTTTTGAGCTTATTTTGTGAGACGAGGATTAGGATCTTCTTTCTTTGTTGCTTCCCTCTTACAGTAAATCTCAGCTAGGTTctggttttgtttctttggcaCAACCTAACGGTCCCTTTCTCCCCCACATTTGTTGTATTgagctgttgttgtgtgtgtgcactccAAACCTGCTCACACAGCATCAGTGAGGAATAGGAAGGCCTTTCAGTGAGGCGAAAGAAACAACTCTGAGGGCTGGTGCTGATAGTCCTGTACAATGCGTGGGTAGATAGTTTGTCCTGGAACTGTCTGTACCTGCTTTGTTGTGGTCGGCActgggtttggtttttttggttttttttttaagaagttgCCTATTAAACTTCTTATCTGCTTCAACACTTGTACTGACTTATTGGAGTCACCCCCTGGCGTAacagtgttaaaaaaagaaacaactctAATTAAATGGATATTTTGTATTACATTGTTTGCGTAGTTGCTTTAATTTGTCACAAAATCACATTTGTAGTGCATTCAGTGTGTACTTATTGTTCTGTGTTATACATTGGCTTTAAAATAACAGTAGGGGTACAATGCTCAACTTAATCTCTGATTTAAAATTCCTTTCATCCaatattaatttaaattaaTAGAACATGAAGTACAGCCATCTGTATCAGAGTGCTACAAATCAATGTTTAACTAGGCCCTCACCCATCTACAGTTTACCCCTCTTTAATAAAATCCAGtcatttttttaagtgattttagTGTCCATAGTTGCAGAAAGCTGAGAAACAAATACTACATGTAGCTGATTTCAGAGTTATGATCGAGTCAAACTTCATAGCACAGAGACTTAATTCCAGTTTTGCCTGTTATGTGCAGTAATTGCATTTGTATTAACATGAACCCTTGGATAAATTAAGccctgttgttgctgttgctgccATGGCGGTGGTGGTTGCGGTGATTGTTGCTACGAttgttgtggtggtggttgttGCTGCCATGATTGTGGTGATTGTTGCTCCCATTGTTGTGGCGGTTGCTTTCCGTCTTCTTCTGCTGCAGACATCTTCAGAATTGAATAGCACAAGAGTCCATCGAGACAGACTTGAAAGTTTGTGAAATAATACACATTTACATAAATTACATAATAGTCTTCTATTGGCACTGGGTTAATGATCTTCTTGAAAGCACTGCATTAGTAACTTATTCAAAGCATTCAGCTCTGAGGTAGACGACAACGAGACATCCAGGCCAAGGTGTTTCAGCAAGCACTGTGTCAATGCCTGTTTAAAAGTTACAAGAAGCGTCTGCTACAGTAGTCATATATGATCTGTTTTCCTATTCGCAGTGTGAGGATGAACATCTTTTGCTCACAGCTGGCAAAACACTTAGAAAGTACATTAGAAATACTTGCATTTAATGTTTTGTGGTGTCTTATTGTCATCAAACTCACTGCaagcattttaaatgttttaatagaAGCAGCAGTGGCTgattttaactttcatgtagaCAATGAGGATTCAATGTCTGGAATTCAgggatgaaaacaaagaaaaacactgaaaacttaGCTTATTTCCAAGGGCTGCTGAAATAATGATTTGTCCCCAAGATTAGAGGCGGGTGATCATCATTGCTTTCTACAGGAGTGCAGAAAATATTAGGCAAATGGTTTACAAGAACGTttttgtcatcatcatcagaaaTACTTGCTTCATGCATTTGACACGTAAATGTTTTAATCCAAGAAGTAGCAGTGGCTGACTTAACTTTCATGTACCAATTAAGCATTCAATTCTGGAATtcatgtgcatctctgtaatgaaaAGGGTGCTGGtttctaatgacatcaacaccccaTATCAGAGTGTGCATAATTATTGATTTCATAACTCATTTGATTCTGGTTCAAAATGGGTCCCAATTGGACTTCACAGGCTcacaaaagtcaaaaatagtgagatatcttgcagaaatgcagcagtcttaaaattgcagcCCTTCCCAAGCGTGATTACATCTGACAATCATTGCCTTTTCAAATTTAGAACTATAAAGTAGATTGTAATACTTGTAAAAAAACCATATTTCCCTTTTTACTTCCTCTTGAACTGAACCTGAAAGGTGCTTGCATTGACTCCCAAGATGCATTCATTTAATTCCCATGAAGTTGAATCAGATTAATGATTCAGCATATTTTGCCACAGTGAGAAGAGCTGTGTTTGGAGAAGAGGATGCTTTGGAGAGGGAGATGAGGCAGTAATGTTGATGCTTTCAAACTGATgacggccaaggtaagaaagactgaaagaaaaccaccactgaacaagacacacaagctgaaacgcttttctgggccaagaaatatctcaagactgattttctgaggttttatggactgatgaaattaGATAGTGTTGATCTGCCATGGGGCAGATCAAAGGG
The sequence above is a segment of the Oreochromis aureus strain Israel breed Guangdong linkage group 3, ZZ_aureus, whole genome shotgun sequence genome. Coding sequences within it:
- the LOC120439259 gene encoding uncharacterized protein LOC120439259; the protein is MENFTDIISKWSYGPKMPFSTTRSGVVGNLKLQAGILLSTSLLGLVTYIGAFWYQRGALSLLKNSFITSFSCEHMNLKGVQNTHVSLFVLLFIDVLNVIGAMTFGSHLAAATCSGNPCLYTQILWMASRRYLVMIHLLTALISLLYLYRPHLGAKLRCVFSVVSLLICVLHYSSVLYTIEAEYLLEILICGLAVAIVSTAILSSPATGGKIVKIGITVISMVTFFAVYFPSFVLRYLFYSRLTADYNTIYANVYYFTNFNVFLDGLLFCLILKLSDGEKEDESQQLELQPTWQQQPSQKQWQQQQLPPLQHGLDYPRVHVNTNAVNPYNRQSWN